In one window of Micromonospora cathayae DNA:
- a CDS encoding cellulose binding domain-containing protein, with amino-acid sequence MKLVKNNRPWRTGLVLATTAVLAVTGSVLAVSAQAAAGCRVDYRVTNSWAGGFGADVTVTNLGDAVNGWRLGWTFPAGQQVTQAWSATIPTGTSTVTATNVDYNAAIPTNGTVNFGFNGTQNGSNPAPTSFTLNGTVCTGSTAPTTPPPATTAPPTTPPPTTPPPSGPYSNTPDGFAGAAGTTGGQGGTTVTVTNQADLERYAAASTPHIIRVNSAITVSPYGKEIRVGSNKTIVGVGKNGHIVGGGFFLGAGTSNVIIRNLTIRDTRVASDDPDDKDFDYDAIQLDTADRIWIDHNHLTRMNDGLIDSRKDTTNLTVSWNVIAENNKTFGIGWTENVTARITIHHNWIRDTNSRNPSTDNVAYAHLYNNYLQNVTGYGNYSRGATRMVLENSYFDKVKDPYYKDTTAELRQSGSIVVNSSGKQQTGGSAFNPSSFYSYRLDPAAEVPNLVRTYAGPQSNIG; translated from the coding sequence GTGAAACTCGTCAAGAACAACCGTCCCTGGCGGACCGGACTGGTCCTGGCCACCACCGCCGTCCTCGCCGTCACCGGCTCGGTCCTGGCGGTGTCCGCCCAGGCGGCGGCCGGCTGCCGGGTCGACTACCGGGTGACCAACTCCTGGGCCGGCGGCTTCGGCGCCGACGTCACCGTCACCAACCTGGGTGACGCGGTCAACGGCTGGCGGCTCGGCTGGACGTTCCCGGCCGGTCAGCAGGTGACCCAGGCGTGGAGCGCCACCATCCCCACCGGCACCTCGACGGTCACCGCGACGAACGTCGACTACAACGCCGCCATCCCGACCAACGGCACCGTGAACTTCGGTTTCAACGGCACGCAGAACGGCAGCAACCCGGCCCCGACCAGCTTCACCCTCAACGGCACGGTGTGCACCGGCTCGACCGCCCCGACCACGCCCCCGCCGGCCACCACCGCGCCACCGACCACGCCCCCGCCCACAACCCCGCCGCCGAGTGGGCCGTACTCGAACACCCCGGACGGGTTCGCCGGCGCGGCCGGGACCACCGGTGGGCAGGGCGGCACCACGGTCACCGTCACCAACCAGGCCGACCTGGAGCGCTACGCCGCCGCCAGCACCCCGCACATCATCCGGGTGAACAGCGCGATCACCGTCTCCCCGTACGGCAAGGAGATCCGGGTCGGGTCGAACAAGACCATCGTCGGCGTCGGAAAGAACGGACACATCGTCGGCGGCGGGTTCTTCCTCGGGGCCGGCACCAGCAACGTGATCATCCGGAACCTGACCATCCGCGACACCCGGGTGGCCTCCGACGACCCGGACGACAAGGACTTCGACTACGACGCCATCCAGTTGGACACCGCCGACCGCATCTGGATCGACCACAACCACCTGACCCGGATGAACGACGGCCTGATCGACAGCCGGAAGGACACCACGAACCTGACCGTGTCGTGGAACGTCATCGCCGAGAACAACAAGACCTTCGGTATCGGCTGGACCGAGAACGTCACGGCCCGCATCACCATCCACCACAACTGGATCCGCGACACCAACTCGCGTAACCCGAGCACCGACAACGTGGCGTACGCGCACCTCTACAACAACTACCTGCAGAACGTCACCGGGTACGGCAACTACTCGCGTGGCGCGACCAGGATGGTGCTGGAGAACAGCTACTTCGACAAGGTGAAGGACCCCTACTACAAGGACACCACCGCCGAGCTGCGGCAGTCCGGCAGCATCGTGGTCAACTCGTCCGGCAAGCAGCAGACCGGCGGGTCCGCGTTCAACCCGTCCAGCTTCTACTCCTACCGCCTCGACCCGGCCGCCGAGGTACCGAACCTGGTCCGTACCTACGCCGGCCCGCAGTCGAACATCGGCTGA
- a CDS encoding pectinesterase family protein: MTVHPRRRTAGILAAAVATTLAAGVLTAASARAASGCQVSYQVSGEWAGGFTAAITVRNLGDPINGWRLGWTFPAGQTITQSWGFTANPTSGTVAATNVDYNAGIARNATIDVGFNGTWIGSNPKPTTFTLNGTTCTGPVGPTTSPPPTTPPPTTPPPTTPPPTSGTPTVAADGTGTYRTVQQAIDAVPANNTTRRVITIKSGTYREVVRVPSNKPHVTLQGLGSAAAQTVLVYHNSAYTHGTSGSASVFVDGANFVAENLTIANDFDENSTPSGHQAVALHLNADRAVFRNVRLLGDQDTFLVNDRTRAYLVDSYVEGTTDFVFGGGTIVIDRSTIHEKRSTGGPITAASTPDTKTYGFLFYRSTITGAGSNNTTLGRPWRQGAQVLYRESILGGTVRNAQPWTDMGDATWQNARFLEYRNTGPGATVNSNRPQLSDAQAANHTPQKYLAGTDGWNPL, encoded by the coding sequence GTGACAGTCCACCCGAGGCGACGTACGGCGGGAATCCTCGCCGCCGCCGTCGCCACCACCCTCGCCGCGGGTGTCCTGACCGCGGCCTCCGCCCGGGCCGCAAGTGGCTGCCAGGTCAGCTACCAGGTCAGCGGCGAGTGGGCCGGCGGGTTCACCGCGGCCATCACCGTCAGGAACCTCGGCGATCCGATCAACGGCTGGCGGCTCGGCTGGACCTTCCCGGCCGGCCAGACCATCACCCAGTCCTGGGGTTTCACCGCCAACCCGACCAGCGGCACCGTCGCCGCCACCAACGTCGACTACAACGCGGGGATCGCCCGCAACGCCACCATCGACGTCGGCTTCAACGGCACCTGGATCGGCAGCAACCCGAAGCCGACCACGTTCACCCTCAACGGCACCACCTGCACCGGACCGGTCGGCCCGACCACCAGTCCACCACCCACGACCCCACCACCCACGACCCCACCACCCACGACCCCGCCGCCGACCAGCGGCACGCCGACGGTGGCGGCGGACGGCACCGGCACGTACCGGACGGTGCAGCAGGCCATCGACGCGGTGCCGGCCAACAACACCACCCGGAGGGTGATCACCATCAAGTCCGGCACGTACCGGGAGGTGGTCCGGGTGCCGTCGAACAAGCCGCACGTCACGTTGCAGGGGCTGGGTTCGGCGGCGGCGCAGACGGTGCTGGTGTACCACAACTCGGCGTACACGCACGGCACGTCGGGCAGTGCGAGCGTGTTCGTCGACGGGGCGAACTTCGTGGCGGAGAACCTGACCATCGCCAACGACTTCGACGAGAACTCGACCCCCAGCGGGCACCAGGCGGTCGCCCTGCACCTGAACGCGGACCGGGCGGTGTTCCGCAACGTCCGGCTCCTCGGCGACCAGGACACCTTCCTGGTCAACGACCGTACCCGGGCCTACCTGGTCGACTCGTACGTCGAGGGCACGACCGACTTCGTCTTCGGTGGCGGCACGATCGTCATCGACCGGTCGACGATCCACGAGAAGCGCTCCACGGGCGGGCCGATCACCGCCGCCAGCACCCCGGACACCAAGACGTACGGGTTCCTGTTCTACCGCTCCACCATCACCGGCGCGGGCAGCAACAACACCACCCTCGGCCGGCCGTGGCGGCAGGGCGCGCAGGTGTTGTACCGGGAGTCGATCCTGGGCGGCACCGTCAGGAACGCCCAGCCGTGGACCGACATGGGCGACGCCACCTGGCAGAACGCCCGGTTCCTGGAGTACCGCAACACCGGTCCCGGCGCGACGGTCAACAGCAACCGTCCCCAGCTCAGTGACGCGCAGGCGGCCAACCACACGCCGCAGAAGTACCTCGCCGGCACCGACGGCTGGAACCCGCTGTGA
- a CDS encoding glycogen debranching N-terminal domain-containing protein, which produces MSELLDEFFAGLEEAAAGRLPAPPRGTIQFTFVGTDTHPATWFVRLESGRVVVARTGADADCVVEMRPETFERLLAGADNVVSMLFRGVVSVEGDLSLFLIFRRLLPIEADSANPEPVTDVSRTAERFRTDIHESASIFYGNLFMISDRHGDIAPEPTPLGLFFFDTRFLSTWRLTVDGERLAVLSIDDISSAEAKFALVPGQPTHYVNATTSVLRHRWVAQTFEEELTLFNFAPEPLCYTVRLDVGADFAEVQEIRDGYQRDRQVSTTIDERSLRLHYRRETLHRETVISASEPADIDGSGLTFTVTVAPHGTWSTRLRVLTLVRDLRRRDLRERLESSTGRSRAEASREVEQTIAGMPRLRSDHEPLSIAYDRSVRDLAALTYQGLNFRERLPATGLPWSMTLLARESLISCLQVLPFLPQRALSTLRILALSQGVRVDPFRGEQPGRIVQESRYGESAAFNDAPDSAAFSAVDTTPLFVVLLDEYERWTGDDTLVRTYEFQARAALAWIDEYAGRAGDGYVWSTCRQTRTGPANETWRSSVHGICFSDGRLATFPQAICETQGYVYDAKRRAARLARSFWGDPGYADQLEREAAALRERFDRDFWLPDRGRYALALQSDRTPVDGLASNLGHLLWSGIVAPERAGSVVRHLTGPALWSGWGVRTLASTEFQFNPLGHHTGAIWPADNSLIAWGLRRYGFKQEAARIASALLEAGQHFQGRLPALFAGYDRARTRVPVPHRFTDSPYAPSAGATLLLLRTLLGLEPYENHLGIDAGVPEELGQIELLDIRGRWGYADALGRGRPISDRPPS; this is translated from the coding sequence GTGAGTGAGCTACTCGACGAGTTCTTCGCCGGGCTGGAGGAGGCCGCCGCCGGGCGGTTGCCCGCACCACCGCGCGGTACGATCCAGTTCACCTTCGTCGGCACCGACACCCACCCCGCCACCTGGTTCGTCCGCCTCGAATCCGGCCGGGTCGTGGTGGCCCGGACCGGCGCGGACGCCGACTGCGTGGTCGAGATGCGCCCGGAGACCTTCGAGCGGCTGCTCGCCGGCGCCGACAACGTCGTGTCGATGCTGTTCCGGGGGGTCGTCTCGGTCGAGGGCGACCTCTCGCTGTTCCTGATCTTCCGACGGCTGCTCCCGATCGAGGCGGACAGCGCCAACCCCGAACCGGTCACCGACGTCTCCCGCACCGCCGAACGGTTCCGGACCGACATCCACGAGTCCGCCAGCATCTTCTACGGCAACCTGTTCATGATCAGCGACCGGCACGGGGACATCGCCCCGGAACCCACCCCGCTCGGCCTGTTCTTCTTCGACACCCGGTTCCTGTCCACCTGGCGGTTGACCGTCGACGGGGAACGACTGGCGGTGCTCTCGATCGACGACATCAGCTCCGCCGAGGCGAAGTTCGCGCTGGTACCCGGACAGCCCACGCACTACGTCAACGCCACAACCTCGGTTCTGCGGCACCGGTGGGTGGCGCAGACCTTCGAGGAGGAACTGACCCTGTTCAACTTCGCGCCGGAGCCGCTGTGCTACACCGTCCGGCTCGACGTCGGGGCCGACTTCGCCGAGGTGCAGGAGATCCGCGACGGATACCAGCGGGACCGGCAGGTGTCCACCACCATCGACGAGCGGTCCCTGCGGCTGCACTACCGGCGGGAGACCCTGCACCGGGAGACGGTGATCTCCGCCAGCGAACCGGCCGACATCGACGGGAGCGGCCTGACGTTCACCGTCACCGTCGCGCCGCACGGCACCTGGTCCACCCGGCTCCGGGTGCTGACCCTGGTCCGCGACCTGCGCCGGCGTGACCTGCGGGAACGACTGGAGAGCTCGACCGGCCGGTCCCGGGCCGAGGCCAGCCGGGAGGTCGAACAGACCATCGCCGGCATGCCCCGGCTGCGCTCCGACCACGAGCCGCTCAGCATTGCCTACGACCGCAGCGTGCGGGACCTCGCCGCGCTGACCTACCAGGGACTCAACTTCCGGGAACGGCTGCCCGCGACCGGGCTGCCCTGGTCGATGACGTTGCTGGCCCGGGAGAGCCTGATCAGTTGCCTTCAGGTGCTGCCCTTCCTGCCGCAGCGGGCGCTGAGCACGCTGCGGATCCTGGCGCTCAGCCAGGGGGTGCGGGTCGACCCGTTCCGGGGCGAGCAGCCCGGCCGGATCGTCCAGGAGAGCCGGTACGGCGAGTCGGCCGCCTTCAACGACGCCCCCGACTCCGCCGCCTTCTCCGCCGTCGACACCACGCCGCTCTTCGTCGTCCTGCTCGACGAGTACGAGCGCTGGACCGGCGACGACACCCTGGTGCGTACCTACGAGTTCCAGGCCCGCGCCGCGCTCGCCTGGATCGACGAGTACGCCGGCCGGGCCGGCGACGGCTACGTCTGGTCCACCTGCCGGCAGACCCGGACCGGCCCGGCCAACGAGACCTGGCGCAGCTCGGTACACGGGATCTGCTTCTCCGACGGCCGGCTCGCCACCTTCCCGCAGGCGATCTGCGAGACCCAGGGGTACGTCTACGACGCCAAACGGCGGGCCGCCCGGCTGGCCCGGTCGTTCTGGGGTGATCCCGGCTACGCCGACCAACTGGAACGGGAGGCCGCCGCGCTGCGTGAGCGGTTCGACCGGGACTTCTGGCTGCCCGACCGGGGGCGGTACGCGCTGGCGTTGCAGTCCGACCGCACGCCGGTCGACGGGCTCGCCTCCAACCTCGGGCACCTGCTCTGGAGCGGCATCGTGGCACCCGAACGGGCCGGGAGCGTGGTCCGCCACCTGACCGGTCCGGCCCTCTGGTCCGGCTGGGGTGTGCGGACCCTGGCCAGCACCGAGTTCCAGTTCAACCCGCTGGGCCACCACACCGGGGCGATCTGGCCGGCTGACAACTCGCTGATCGCCTGGGGCCTGCGCCGGTACGGCTTCAAGCAGGAGGCCGCCCGGATCGCGTCCGCGCTGCTCGAGGCGGGCCAGCACTTCCAGGGCCGGCTGCCGGCGCTGTTCGCCGGCTACGACCGGGCCCGGACCCGGGTGCCGGTGCCGCACCGGTTCACCGACAGCCCGTACGCCCCGTCGGCCGGCGCGACCCTGCTGTTGCTGCGTACCCTGCTCGGTCTCGAACCGTACGAGAACCACCTGGGTATCGACGCCGGCGTCCCGGAGGAACTGGGCCAGATCGAGCTGCTCGACATCCGGGGCCGCTGGGGGTACGCCGACGCCCTCGGTCGAGGCCGGCCCATCTCGGACCGTCCCCCGTCCTGA
- a CDS encoding alpha/beta fold hydrolase produces MAHRQTAAGMRYWTYGHGGPETYLLVHGWCCHHGFMEPIAGHLAGRHARVIAVDMPGHGESPPPPEGYGVAQLAARLRALAAALDLRRVVVIGHSLGGVWSLEAAAGDRDRFTGLVMLDSAVAGAPGSAEAIAQVAESLRTDTSGTVRESIVRSYFLPRSDPRLVEWVVREMARPTTEVAYEPIAGLAAYVGAEGDVAALTRWDRPLLYIGSNAPFADRARLIELAPQADYGLTVGSGHFVQLEVPNQTNAMIDRHLQLTR; encoded by the coding sequence ATGGCACACCGGCAGACCGCTGCGGGGATGCGCTACTGGACGTACGGCCACGGCGGACCCGAGACGTACCTCCTGGTGCACGGCTGGTGCTGCCACCACGGGTTCATGGAGCCGATCGCCGGCCACCTCGCCGGCCGGCACGCCCGGGTGATCGCCGTCGACATGCCCGGCCACGGCGAGAGCCCACCGCCGCCGGAGGGCTACGGCGTGGCCCAGTTGGCCGCCCGGCTCCGGGCCCTGGCCGCCGCGCTCGACCTACGGCGGGTGGTGGTGATCGGGCACAGCCTCGGCGGGGTCTGGTCGCTGGAGGCCGCCGCCGGTGACCGGGACCGGTTCACCGGGCTGGTCATGCTCGACTCCGCGGTGGCCGGGGCGCCCGGTTCCGCCGAGGCCATCGCCCAGGTCGCCGAGTCGCTGCGGACCGACACCTCGGGCACGGTCCGGGAGTCCATCGTCCGGTCGTACTTCCTGCCCCGCTCCGACCCGCGCCTGGTCGAGTGGGTGGTCCGCGAGATGGCCCGGCCCACCACCGAGGTCGCGTACGAGCCGATCGCCGGGCTGGCCGCGTACGTCGGCGCGGAGGGGGACGTGGCGGCCCTGACCCGCTGGGACCGTCCGCTGCTCTACATCGGCAGCAACGCCCCGTTCGCCGACCGGGCCCGGCTGATCGAGCTGGCCCCGCAGGCCGACTACGGCCTCACCGTGGGGTCCGGGCACTTCGTCCAGCTGGAGGTGCCCAACCAGACCAACGCGATGATCGACCGGCATCTGCAGCTGACCCGCTGA
- a CDS encoding TetR/AcrR family transcriptional regulator, which yields MTHPTEHRLRADARRNRDQIIAAARTVFVTAGTDVPMEEIARRAGVGVGTLYRRFPDRGALVRAVARETLAAVQRDARTAVAEEPTAWAAFARLVTGCPGVRLTVRLAARSGPSWTAAQEDPEVARLRSECLALLDEIVHAAQAEGTLRPDVDAADVARLLALLFREDPGDSGVVSERIVGLVLDGLRAGPVSGSAADAGRSSRWSGWAPPAGRSARTPR from the coding sequence ATGACACATCCCACGGAACACCGGTTGCGTGCGGACGCGCGCCGCAACCGGGACCAGATCATCGCCGCCGCCCGGACCGTCTTCGTGACCGCCGGTACCGACGTGCCGATGGAGGAGATCGCCCGGCGGGCCGGGGTCGGTGTGGGTACCCTCTACCGCCGCTTCCCCGATCGCGGGGCGCTGGTCCGGGCGGTGGCCCGGGAGACCCTCGCCGCCGTCCAGCGGGACGCCCGGACCGCCGTCGCCGAGGAGCCCACCGCCTGGGCCGCGTTCGCCCGGCTGGTCACCGGCTGCCCGGGCGTCCGGCTGACCGTCCGGCTGGCCGCCCGGTCCGGACCGTCCTGGACGGCCGCCCAGGAGGACCCGGAGGTCGCCCGGCTCCGGTCGGAGTGCCTCGCCCTGCTCGACGAGATCGTGCACGCCGCCCAGGCCGAGGGGACGCTGCGCCCGGACGTGGACGCCGCAGATGTCGCCAGGCTGCTGGCCCTGCTGTTCCGGGAGGACCCCGGTGACTCCGGCGTGGTGTCCGAGCGGATCGTCGGGCTGGTGCTGGACGGCTTGCGGGCCGGCCCGGTCAGCGGGTCAGCTGCAGATGCCGGTCGATCATCGCGTTGGTCTGGTTGGGCACCTCCAGCTGGACGAAGTGCCCGGACCCCACGGTGA